TTGCGCTCGGCGCCAGCTGCTTCAGCTCCTTGACCTCGCGCTTGAGCCGCGAATTCTCCAGCGCACGGGTTGCGACCAGGATCAGCCGGTCGGCCTTGAAAGGCTTCTCGATGAAATCGTACGCGCCGCGCTTGATCGCGGCAACCGCGGTCTCGATGTTGCCGTGGCCGGAGATCATCACGACCGGCAGATCGGCGTTGTCCTTCTTGACCTGCTCCAGCAGCTGCAAGCCGTCGAGCTTGGAGCCCTGGAGCCAGATGTCGAGGAACACCAGGTGCGGCCTGCGGTTGGCGATCTCGGCGAGCGCCGTATCGCTGTCGCGCGCGGTCCTTGTGACGAACCCCTCGTCTTCGAGAATGCCCGCAACGAGATCCCGAATATCGGCCTCATCATCGACAATCAGAATTTCACTAGCCATGGGTCGCGCCTGTCTTCTCAGCTGCCTGTTGAGGCTTCGATTTTCGTTGAATCATTGGTCTTTTCTGCCGGCTCTTTGGTTTGGGCCGACGGTCGTTTTGTTTCTTGCGCCTGGTCCTTGACAGCGGCGCTGGCCGGCTCACTGGCAACGTCCTTGCCCGCCGGTGCCGCTTCGGCTGCTTCGGACTTCGCGGGCTGGCCGGAGATCGCAAAGCGCAGGCGCATCCACGCGCCACGCTGGCCCTCGCGGAAGTCGGACGCGTCCTTCAATTCGATGCGCCCGCCATGGTCCTCCAGCACGCGTCCGACGATGGCAAGGCCAAGGCCGGTGCCTTTGGCGCGCGTGGTCACGTAGGGTTCAAGCAGTCGCGAGCGCGCGACCTTGGGCAGGCCGATGCCGTTGTCGATGACGTCGATCAGCACGTCCGCGCCCTCGCGCGAGACCACGACGTCGATACGACCCTTTCCGCCGTCCTTGCCGAGCTCCTCCGGCGGGACCTGCTCGATCGCCTCGGTGGCGTTCTTGACGATGTTGGTGACCGCCTGCGAGATCAGCCGCCGGTCGAACTGGGCGCGCAGCGGGTCTTCCTTGAACTCGGCCTCGATATCGAGCTCGGGATGGGCGACCTTCATCAGGAACACCGCCTGCCGCACGGTGTCGGCGACGTCCTCGCCTTCCATCACCGGTTTCGGCATCCGCGCGAAGCGCGAGAACTCGTCGACCATGCGCCTGATGTCATCGACCTGGCGCACGATGGTGTCGGTGCACTGGTCGAAGATCTGCTTGTCCTTGTCTTCGGTGATGGTCTTGCCGAACTTGCGGCGGATGCGCTCGGCCGACAGCTGAATCGGCGTCAGCGGGTTCTTGATCTCGTGGGCGATGCGGCGCGCCACGTCGCCCCAGGCCGAGGTGCGCTGCGCCGAGACCAGCTCGGTGATGTCGTCGAGCGTGATGATGTAGCTGTCGTGCGGCTGGTTCTTCTCGGCGCTGACGCGGACCGAGAGATTGCGCTCGGTGCCGTCGCGGGTGATCGTGATCTGGCCCTGCACCAGGCGCTGGGTCCCTTCCCGCGCCGTCTTCATCATCTCGTCGAGCTCGGGCAGCACGTCGGAGAGCGGATGGCCGAGCGTCTCCGCTTCGGAGTGCCCGATCAGCTTCTCAGCGGAGCGGTTGAGGATGCCGACGCTGCCGGAGGTATCGACGCCAATGATGCCGGCGCTCGCCGAGGACAGCACGGCCTCGATGAAGCGGCGGCGGCTGTCGATGAGGTCGCTGGCGTTGACGAGCTCGTCGCGCTGGCTGCGCAACTCCTGCGTCATCTTGTTGAAGGTCTCCCCGAGCTGCGCGAGGTCGCCCTCCGACTGGTGCACCGGCACCTGGACATGCAGGTCGCCGGTCGAGACCGTGTGGGCCGCGTTCATCAGCCGCCGGATCGGCGAGACCAGCGAGTTGGCGAAGTTGAGGCCGATCAGCACCGAGGCCATCAGAATCGTCAGCGCGATCACCGCGAACATCAGCGCAAAGGCGACCTGGATGCCGAGCCGCCGCGACTCGATCTGGGCGTATTCGGCGACGCTGACCTCGGTCTGCTTGAGCTGGGCCACCACATTGGGATCAAGCGGCCGCGCGACGTAGAGGAAGGTGTCGTTGAAGGCGCGCAGGCGGATCACCGCCGCGACGAAGCTCGCATCCGGCAGCACCGCAATCTCGGGCTCGGATTCGTTGACATTGCTGAGGAAGTCCGGGGCCGGCGGCGAATAAGCCAGCCGCATGCCGGTGTCGGCGGATTCCAGGATGTTGGTGTTCTTGTCGATGATCATCGCGCCCGGCAGATTGCGGGAGCCGGCACTCGCGGTCAGCAGCTCGCGGAACGAGCGGCGATCCTGGTCATAGAGCGGCCGCGCATGGGCGATGTCGTTGGCCATGCCGATAATGTCGCCGCGGATCAGTTGCGCGTGGTCCTGCATGTAGGCCCGCGCGATCGTCAGCGAATTCTGGATCACCTCCTTGGTCGGGCCGGAGAAGAGCCGGTCGAGGCCGCGCTCGATGGTGACATTGGCGACGACGGCGACCAGCACCGCCGGCAGCACCGCCACGATCGAGAACAGGCTGACGATCTGGACATGGAGGCGTGCCGCCGCCCGTCCGCGCCGTCGCGCCAGGATCAACTGCCAGAGTTCCCGGACGATGATGCCGACCAGGAACAGGATGGTGGCGGCATTGATCAGGTAGAATGAGCGAACCACCTCCGGCGTCGGCTCGATCTGAGTGAGGCCGGTCAGGACCAGGAAGGTCAGCAGGGCCGACAGCAGCGCCATGGCCACGGCCAGCGGGGCCAGCCAGCGCCGCACCGACCAACGCCGCGGCTCTTCCGGTGGGGCCGTGTCGAAGTGTGCGGCCGAGGTCTCTGCGCTGATCATTCCGGCAATGGTGCTGAAAACGGGGTCCGCGGCGGGGCGGATACTGATGTATTCGT
This is a stretch of genomic DNA from Bradyrhizobium sp. CB2312. It encodes these proteins:
- a CDS encoding PAS domain-containing sensor histidine kinase codes for the protein MISAETSAAHFDTAPPEEPRRWSVRRWLAPLAVAMALLSALLTFLVLTGLTQIEPTPEVVRSFYLINAATILFLVGIIVRELWQLILARRRGRAAARLHVQIVSLFSIVAVLPAVLVAVVANVTIERGLDRLFSGPTKEVIQNSLTIARAYMQDHAQLIRGDIIGMANDIAHARPLYDQDRRSFRELLTASAGSRNLPGAMIIDKNTNILESADTGMRLAYSPPAPDFLSNVNESEPEIAVLPDASFVAAVIRLRAFNDTFLYVARPLDPNVVAQLKQTEVSVAEYAQIESRRLGIQVAFALMFAVIALTILMASVLIGLNFANSLVSPIRRLMNAAHTVSTGDLHVQVPVHQSEGDLAQLGETFNKMTQELRSQRDELVNASDLIDSRRRFIEAVLSSASAGIIGVDTSGSVGILNRSAEKLIGHSEAETLGHPLSDVLPELDEMMKTAREGTQRLVQGQITITRDGTERNLSVRVSAEKNQPHDSYIITLDDITELVSAQRTSAWGDVARRIAHEIKNPLTPIQLSAERIRRKFGKTITEDKDKQIFDQCTDTIVRQVDDIRRMVDEFSRFARMPKPVMEGEDVADTVRQAVFLMKVAHPELDIEAEFKEDPLRAQFDRRLISQAVTNIVKNATEAIEQVPPEELGKDGGKGRIDVVVSREGADVLIDVIDNGIGLPKVARSRLLEPYVTTRAKGTGLGLAIVGRVLEDHGGRIELKDASDFREGQRGAWMRLRFAISGQPAKSEAAEAAPAGKDVASEPASAAVKDQAQETKRPSAQTKEPAEKTNDSTKIEASTGS